One genomic region from Cydia strobilella chromosome 27, ilCydStro3.1, whole genome shotgun sequence encodes:
- the LOC134753521 gene encoding tRNA pseudouridine(38/39) synthase, translating to MDTVPPKAKKLKCATREELLNLNKHDLVDKILQLEAHNAQLKNIISKNISGYEETERKRKKPFDFNKCQYRRVLLRILYFGWDYQGLAVQEDTTQTIENHLFHALAKSCLIQSRETSQYHRCGRTDKGVSAFGQVISISLRSNQGENGDIAKEMPYCKILNRLLPKDIRAVAWMPIPSDKPEYSARFDCTQRQYKYYFPRGALNLSAMRAACAQLPGARDFRHLCKMDVGNGVTQFVRELKKAEILPVDDEGDSPYTMYYLLIEGNAFLWHQIRCIMGVLLLVGQGKETPDVVSELLDIKKNPRKPQYSMALDAPLNLFHCSYDLEQTQKWIYDKEELKTVITQLQGEWTIHNIKSTMIRDSLHQIEKQYEDTCKSETSEIEGDRVTAHTDCLLQGVKPKVYKPLLERQTCSSLEERIEYYKKKRKVQNDGDVSSDI from the exons ATGGACACAGTGCCCCCTAAAGCGAAGAAGCTTAAATGTGCGACCAGAGAAGAGctactaaatttaaataaacat gatttaGTGGATAAAATATTGCAATTAGAAGCTCATAATGCACAGCTGAAGAATATAATTAGTAAAAACATTTCCGGCTACGAGGAGACTGAGAGGAAAAGGAAGAAACCATTTGATTTTAACAA ATGCCAGTACCGCAGAGTCCTGCTCCGCATCCTGTACTTTGGCTGGGACTACCAGGGGTTAGCTGTGCAGGAGGACACCACGCAGACCATAGAGAACCATCTCTTTCATGCGCTGGCAAAGTCCTGCTTGATACAG agcCGTGAGACATCCCAGTATCACAGATGTGGGAGGACAGATAAAGGCGTCAGTGCCTTTGGGCAA GTCATATCAATATCACTGCGTAGCAACCAGGGTGAAAACGGCGACATCGCTAAAGAGATGCCCTACTGCAAGATCTTAAACCGACTGCTTCCTAAAGACATCAGAGCGGTGGCTTGGATGCCTATACCGAGTGACAAACCTGAGTACAGCGctag GTTCGACTGCACCCAACGCCAATACAAATATTACTTCCCCCGCGGAGCCCTAAACCTGTCGGCCATGCGCGCTGCGTGCGCGCAGCTTCCGGGCGCGCGTGACTTCCGCCATCTTTGCAAGATGGACGTTGGCAATGGCGTCACGCAGTTTGTGAGGGAGTTGAAAAAGGCGGAAATATTACCCGTGGATGATGAGGGAGATAGCC CGTACACAATGTACTACTTACTAATAGAAGGCAACGCGTTCCTCTGGCACCAGATACGGTGTATTATGGGAGTCTTGCTTCTTGTTGGTCAAGGCAAAGAGACGCCAGATGTCGTTAGTGAGCTGTTGGATATCAAGAAAAACCCTAg gaaaCCTCAATACAGTATGGCGCTGGACGCCCCACTAAACTTATTCCACTGCAGCTACGATTTGGAACAAACGCAAAAGTGGATATACGATAAGGAAGAACTCAAAACGGTTATAACTCAGTTGCAGGGAGAATGGACTATTCATAATATCAA atcCACCATGATAAGAGACTCCCTACATCAAATAGAAAAACAATACGAAGACACGTGTAAGAGCGAGACGAGCGAGATAGAAGGAGACAGAGTTACAGCACATACAGATTGTCTACTACAGGGCGTGAAGCCTAAGGTTTATAAACCTCTTCTGGAGAGACAGACTTGTT caagTCTAGAAGAAAGGATAGAGTATTATAAGAAGAAAAGAAAAGTTCAAAACGATGGCGATGTCAGCTCAGATATTTAA